From Camelina sativa cultivar DH55 chromosome 7, Cs, whole genome shotgun sequence, one genomic window encodes:
- the LOC104703246 gene encoding DNA repair protein recA homolog 1, chloroplastic gives MESCLELSLKLNPCLTPLTPLYPFTPCLYSPPLSLSSCYPRRLYSQVTANAARKLNHNVSSEFDDRINGALSPDADSRFLDRQKALEAAMNDINSSFGKGSVTRLGSAGGALVETFPSGILTLDLALGGGLPKGRVVEIYGPESSGKTTLALHAIAEVQKLGGNAMLVDAEHAFDPTYSKALGVDVENLIVCQPDNGEMALETADRMCRSGAVDLICVDSVSALTPRAEIEGEIGMQQMGLQARLMSQALRKMSGNASKAGCTLIFLNQIRYKIGVYYGNPEVTSGGIALKFFASVRLEIRSAGKIKSSKGDEDIGLRARVRVQKSKVSRPYRQAEFEIMFGEGVSKLGCVLDCAEIMEVVVKKGSWYSYEDQRLGQGREKTLQHLRENPTLQEEIEKKVRLLMLDGEVHRSTPLVSSCSSPASHHEEEEDSLDDFQ, from the exons ATGGAATCATGCCTAGAATTGTCTCTGAAGCTAAATCCTTGCCTCACTCCTCTTACTCCGCTCTACCCATTCACGCCATGTTTGTATTCGCCGCCGCTCAGTCTCTCTTCTTGCTACCCTCGCCGCCTCTATTCTCAGGTCACCGCTAACGCCGCGAGGAAACTCAACCACAACGTCAGTTCTGAATTCGATGACAGAATCAACGGCGCTTTATCTCCCGACGCCGATTCCCGCTTCCTCGACCGT CAAAAGGCTTTAGAGGCAGCTATGAATGACATCAACAGCTCATTTGGTAAAGGAAGTGTAACAAGATTGGGGAGTGCTGGTGGAGCACTAGT GGAAACTTTTCCGAGTGGTATTTTAACTCTTGATCTTGCCTTAGGCGGAGGCCTGCCCAAGGGTCGGGTAGTTGAG ATATATGGACCAGAAAGTAGTGGCAAGACCACGCTAGCACTCCATGCTATTGCTGAAGTGCAG AAGCTTGGAGGCAATGCAATGCTTGTGGATGCAGAGCATGCCTTTGATCCAACATACTCTAAAGCATTAGGTGTTGATGTAGAGAATTTGATAGTGTGCCAGCCAGACAATGGCGAAATGGCTTTAGAAA CTGCAGACCGTATGTGTCGCTCAGGTGCGGTTGACCTTATTTGTGTTGATTCCGTTTCAGCACTTACTCCACGAGCTGAGATTGAA GGTGAGATTGGAATGCAGCAAATGGGTTTGCAAGCTCGTCTTATGAGTCAAGCTCTTCGTAAAATGTCAGGAAACGCCTCTAAAGCTGGTTGTACGCTTATTTTCCTAAACCAAATAAGATACAAG ATTGGCGTGTACTATGGGAATCCGGAGGTGACAAGTGGAGGCATTGCGTTGAAGTTCTTTGCATCAGTCCGGCTAGAAATTCGTTCTGCTGGGAAGATCAAATCT AGCAAAGGGGATGAAGATATTGGTCTTCGAGCTCGTGTAAGAGTTCAGAAAAGCAAG GTTTCAAGACCATATCGGCAAGCAGAGTTTGAGATTATGTTTGGGGAAGGAGTCAGTAAACTG GGATGCGTTCTTGATTGTGCTGAAATAATGGAGGTTGTGGTCAAGAAAGGTTCTTGGTACAGCTATGAAGACCAAAG GCTCGGGcaaggaagagagaaaacacTGCAACACTTAAGGGAAAACCCTACTCTTCAAGAAGAAATTGAGAAG AAAGTGAGATTGTTGATGTTAGATGGAGAAGTTCATCGATCAACTCCTTTGGTGAGCAGCTGCTCTTCCCCGGCTTCgcatcatgaagaagaagaagactcgcTTGACGATTTCCAATGA
- the LOC104703247 gene encoding photosystem II 10 kDa polypeptide, chloroplastic: protein MAASVMFSSVTLKPAGFTVEKTSARGLPSLTRARPSFKIVASGVKKIKTDKPFGINGSMDLRDGVDASGRKGKGYGVYKYVDKYGANVDGYSPIYNENEWSASGDVYKGGVTGLAIWAVTLAGILAGGALLVYNTSALAQ, encoded by the exons ATGGCTGCTTCAGTAATGTTTTCATCGGTGACCTTGAAACCAGCTGGTTTCACCGTGGAGAAGACCTCGGCTAGAGGCTTACCCTCGCTCACAAGAGCTCGTCCCTCCTTCAAAATCGTCGCCAGTGGCGTCAAGAAGATCAAGACCGACAAGCCCTTTG gaATTAACGGCAGCATGGACTTGAGGGACGGCGTCGATGCCTCCGGCAGGAAGGGCAAG GGTTACGGTGTTTACAAATACGTCGACAAGTATGGAGCTAACGTCGATGGATACAG TCCTATTTACAACGAGAACGAGTGGTCAGCGAGTGGTGACGTGTACAAGGGAGGAGTCACCGGTTTGGCAATTTGGGCTGTGACTCTCGCCGGTATCCTCGCCGGAGGAGCTCTTCTTGTGTACAACACCAGTGCTTTGGCTCAGTAA